The following are from one region of the Candidatus Shapirobacteria bacterium genome:
- the rpsL gene encoding 30S ribosomal protein S12 produces MPTSNQLIRKGRKTPTKKVKAGALRNNFNSIKNRSVNTFNPFKKGVVTVVKTMTPKKPHSALRKVARVKLSNHSSVTAYIPGIGHNLAEHGIVSIRGGRVRDLPGIRYHIVRGKFDAGSVVGRLQSRSKYGAKRPSKASA; encoded by the coding sequence ATGCCCACCTCAAACCAATTAATCAGGAAAGGAAGGAAAACTCCGACCAAGAAAGTTAAAGCCGGTGCTCTTCGTAATAACTTTAACAGCATAAAGAATAGAAGCGTAAATACATTTAACCCCTTCAAGAAGGGGGTGGTGACAGTCGTCAAAACAATGACACCAAAAAAACCACATTCTGCATTGAGAAAGGTAGCCAGAGTTAAGCTCAGCAACCACAGTAGCGTTACCGCCTATATTCCCGGCATTGGACACAACCTTGCCGAACACGGTATAGTTAGCATCCGAGGCGGCAGAGTCAGGGATTTACCTGGTATCCGATATCATATCGTTCGCGGAAAATTTGATGCTGGTTCTGTCGTTGGCAGACTTCAATCCCGCAGTAAATATGGCGCAAAACGTCCATCGAAAGCTTCCGCCTAA
- a CDS encoding LytR C-terminal domain-containing protein — MSIFSKGKVVVWPKSQSLEIYHDKKENNTLSFDINLWTPQNDTDLQPFSLYVQQNGIESCVVLVPDDVVYTRSFIYDTQISQIDKKEVIGLAEGFIKFKIDPSSLEYKLVPDTNKTVIQTTIYDKSKVDILISNLEKTGIKSCSVKTISSSISNAISTFFDKEYFILYPLNNSEYTLILSKAGSVYLTSNLKGSSLDIQKIINYSNLYFSGPTTKIYLPQNKEIEISSTTELEKTQYNESQISQNLGKPSNFPLPVLGVMISQSETKPAIITQVKDISSGKNKMENKKNVLPIIAVFVVTAAAAAIIIYFILNRNISPQETVVAEVTPTLTQSEMIPTETPIPTVAEISKKLKLQVLNATSISGQAATVKEMLTKLGFTDVTVGNSKETLSGNEVRIKTSLEGVKEYFGQNLSGKFDAEYSSELKDSSNYDVIFVIGVDLSTSTASGETSPTPTEKVSVTPTTKASVTITPTP, encoded by the coding sequence ATGTCTATTTTTTCTAAAGGTAAAGTTGTTGTCTGGCCAAAATCTCAGAGTCTAGAAATTTACCACGATAAAAAAGAAAACAACACTCTCAGTTTTGATATAAATCTTTGGACCCCCCAAAACGATACCGACCTTCAGCCATTTTCCCTATACGTTCAGCAAAATGGCATTGAATCATGTGTCGTCTTAGTCCCCGACGACGTCGTCTATACCAGGTCATTCATATACGACACCCAAATTTCGCAAATCGATAAAAAAGAAGTCATCGGCTTGGCGGAGGGTTTTATTAAGTTCAAAATAGACCCGTCTTCACTGGAATACAAGCTAGTTCCGGATACCAACAAGACTGTCATTCAAACTACTATATATGATAAATCAAAAGTTGATATTCTCATCTCAAATCTTGAAAAAACAGGCATAAAATCATGTTCTGTCAAAACCATATCGTCCTCAATTTCAAACGCCATCTCGACTTTTTTTGACAAAGAATATTTTATTTTATATCCGCTAAACAACTCAGAATACACCCTGATTTTATCAAAGGCCGGTTCAGTTTATTTAACTTCTAATTTAAAAGGCTCATCTCTTGACATCCAAAAAATTATTAATTATTCGAATCTATATTTTTCTGGTCCGACCACCAAGATATATCTGCCTCAAAACAAAGAAATTGAAATATCCAGTACTACAGAACTCGAGAAAACCCAGTACAACGAAAGTCAGATATCTCAAAATCTTGGAAAGCCTTCAAATTTCCCACTTCCCGTATTGGGAGTAATGATTTCCCAAAGCGAAACAAAGCCTGCTATAATTACCCAGGTAAAAGATATTAGTTCAGGAAAAAACAAAATGGAAAACAAAAAAAACGTCCTCCCAATCATAGCCGTTTTCGTTGTTACTGCCGCCGCCGCCGCAATAATAATTTATTTTATACTTAATCGAAACATCTCGCCTCAGGAAACCGTCGTAGCCGAAGTTACTCCGACTCTCACCCAAAGTGAAATGATTCCGACCGAGACACCCATCCCCACTGTGGCAGAAATTAGTAAAAAATTAAAACTGCAGGTCCTCAACGCCACTTCTATTAGTGGTCAGGCAGCCACCGTCAAGGAGATGTTAACCAAACTAGGTTTTACTGACGTAACTGTTGGCAATAGCAAAGAAACTCTTTCCGGGAACGAAGTCAGAATAAAAACCTCTTTGGAAGGCGTAAAAGAATATTTTGGCCAGAATCTTTCCGGTAAATTCGATGCCGAATATTCATCGGAGCTCAAAGACAGCTCAAATTATGACGTAATTTTTGTTATCGGTGTAGATCTCAGCACCAGCACTGCCTCTGGAGAAACAAGCCCAACACCCACCGAAAAAGTCAGTGTTACGCCCACCACAAAAGCGTCCGTAACTATCACTCCAACTCCTTAA
- the rpsG gene encoding 30S ribosomal protein S7, with the protein MSRKGQSKIRDIVPDTKYASVIVGKLINAAMKDGKKSVAEKQVFNALALVQKETATADVTTTFEQALDNIKPKVEVRPRRIGGAVYQVPTPVRGNRQYSLALRWLITASRAKANKQYHTFAEKLSSEILLALKNEGVAVSKRVEIERMAEANKAFAHLRW; encoded by the coding sequence ATGTCCAGAAAAGGTCAAAGTAAAATAAGAGACATCGTCCCCGACACAAAATATGCCAGTGTTATTGTGGGTAAGCTTATTAATGCTGCCATGAAAGACGGCAAAAAATCAGTCGCCGAAAAACAGGTTTTTAATGCATTGGCGCTTGTCCAAAAAGAAACCGCCACGGCCGATGTTACCACCACCTTTGAACAGGCTCTCGACAATATCAAGCCAAAAGTTGAAGTTCGTCCTCGACGCATCGGTGGCGCTGTGTATCAGGTTCCTACTCCGGTCCGCGGTAACCGCCAGTATTCTCTTGCCCTACGCTGGTTGATAACTGCCTCTCGCGCAAAAGCCAATAAGCAGTATCACACTTTTGCCGAAAAACTTTCGTCAGAAATCCTGCTTGCCCTGAAGAACGAGGGGGTAGCTGTTTCCAAAAGAGTTGAGATAGAAAGAATGGCCGAGGCCAACAAAGCCTTTGCCCACTTACGCTGGTAA
- a CDS encoding histidine phosphatase family protein, which translates to MTKLVYITHPSVELDKSKPPHEWGLSEKGFDQAKILIEKPLWKEVDVIYSSTEPKAVQVAQLASEKYHSPWFQDKDLGEADRTVTPFLPQEEYMSAVQEAYLNPDDNIRGWESHHHMMKRNVSVLEKIKKDYKGKTIVIIGHGGAGTTIKCYIKGIEPQFSEDPKQTGCIFIADLDSNVIIQDWQKY; encoded by the coding sequence ATGACAAAACTAGTCTATATCACTCACCCATCGGTAGAATTGGATAAAAGTAAGCCTCCACACGAGTGGGGACTGTCGGAAAAAGGCTTTGACCAAGCTAAAATACTAATCGAAAAACCGCTCTGGAAAGAAGTTGATGTTATTTATTCAAGCACCGAGCCAAAAGCCGTTCAGGTGGCCCAACTTGCTTCTGAAAAATATCACTCCCCTTGGTTTCAGGATAAAGATCTTGGGGAAGCCGACCGCACCGTCACGCCGTTTTTACCCCAGGAAGAATATATGTCTGCCGTCCAGGAAGCGTATCTGAATCCGGATGACAACATTAGGGGTTGGGAGAGTCATCACCATATGATGAAAAGAAATGTTTCAGTTTTGGAAAAAATAAAAAAAGACTACAAGGGCAAAACAATCGTAATTATCGGCCATGGTGGTGCCGGAACCACTATCAAATGTTATATAAAAGGCATTGAGCCTCAGTTTTCGGAAGATCCAAAACAGACGGGTTGTATCTTTATCGCCGACCTTGATTCAAATGTCATCATTCAGGATTGGCAAAAATACTAA
- the rfbC gene encoding dTDP-4-dehydrorhamnose 3,5-epimerase, with amino-acid sequence MVFIETKISGLLMIEPKVFADSRGFFLESYSQKVFADNGINTIFVQDNHSRSSKNVLRGLHFQKRPFAQDKLIRVTSGEVFDVAVDIRPGSPTYGKYESAILSAENHKMFLIPAGFAHGFCVLSETVDFLYKCSNYYSKESEGGIVYNDPDLNIPWPVENPILSDKDKLWPSLKNI; translated from the coding sequence ATGGTTTTTATAGAAACCAAAATATCCGGTCTCTTAATGATTGAGCCAAAAGTGTTTGCCGACTCGCGCGGTTTCTTTTTGGAGTCGTATAGCCAGAAAGTTTTCGCCGATAACGGCATAAATACCATATTTGTTCAGGACAACCACTCCCGATCCTCAAAAAATGTTCTTCGTGGCCTTCATTTTCAAAAACGCCCTTTTGCTCAGGACAAATTAATTAGGGTAACATCGGGCGAAGTGTTCGATGTGGCGGTTGATATCCGCCCCGGCTCTCCGACCTACGGAAAATACGAATCAGCTATCCTCTCAGCCGAAAACCACAAAATGTTTTTAATCCCGGCGGGTTTTGCTCACGGCTTTTGTGTTTTAAGCGAAACTGTAGATTTCTTGTATAAGTGTAGTAACTACTATTCTAAAGAATCTGAGGGGGGAATTGTTTACAACGATCCCGATCTAAATATTCCCTGGCCGGTTGAAAACCCAATCTTGTCAGATAAAGATAAATTATGGCCTTCATTAAAAAACATATGA
- a CDS encoding aldehyde dehydrogenase family protein, translated as MTNNTIISTNEEIIQKVNQAQKAKKLWKELSVENRNKYFKKIIELIVENKKDLATLQSKEIGMPISQSIADVEDAVRYSQWYVDYVLEYLSPQKTYEDDKIYHQVFHEPYGVTAVITPWNFPISNFVWGVMQNLVVGNVAVFKHSEECSLFGKKLEEIVSQANLPEGVFSEIYGNGQVGDFLVHQNIDLIWFTGSTKVGQSLYKIAAEKFIKAVFELGGSSPGIIFADADVDNTLETIFSNRFYNCGQVCDGLKRLIVHQSRYDEIIEKLKKLIQSKKVGNALDPTTDIGPLVAKRQLDLLKEQFQDAINKGANVECGGKEIVNLDGFFFEPTILTNISPNMKIWHEEVFGPILPVVPFQTEEEAVKLANDTKYGLGSYIFTEDKELAKKIASQIEAGMVGINNAYYGQPGSPFGGQKLSGMGRSHGTFGFHDLTQIKVVAFEK; from the coding sequence ATGACAAACAATACGATTATTTCAACCAATGAAGAAATTATTCAAAAAGTAAATCAGGCTCAAAAAGCCAAAAAATTATGGAAAGAATTGAGTGTTGAGAACAGAAACAAATACTTTAAAAAAATTATTGAATTAATTGTCGAAAATAAGAAAGATTTAGCCACTCTTCAATCAAAAGAAATAGGGATGCCGATTTCTCAGTCTATCGCCGATGTAGAAGATGCTGTTCGTTACTCGCAATGGTATGTTGATTATGTTTTGGAGTATTTATCTCCTCAAAAAACTTACGAAGACGACAAAATTTATCATCAGGTTTTTCACGAACCTTATGGAGTCACCGCTGTTATCACTCCTTGGAACTTTCCAATATCAAACTTTGTTTGGGGAGTCATGCAAAATCTTGTTGTTGGCAATGTAGCTGTTTTTAAGCACTCGGAAGAATGTTCGTTATTTGGCAAGAAGTTAGAAGAAATAGTCTCTCAAGCCAACCTTCCCGAAGGCGTTTTTTCAGAAATTTATGGAAACGGTCAGGTTGGTGATTTTTTAGTTCATCAAAACATCGATTTAATTTGGTTTACCGGCAGTACAAAAGTTGGTCAATCTCTTTACAAAATCGCTGCCGAAAAATTTATCAAAGCGGTTTTTGAGTTGGGGGGTTCCTCCCCTGGAATTATTTTTGCTGATGCAGATGTCGACAATACCCTTGAAACAATTTTTTCAAATCGTTTTTACAATTGTGGTCAAGTTTGTGACGGACTCAAAAGATTGATTGTTCACCAAAGCCGTTATGATGAAATTATCGAAAAACTCAAAAAATTAATTCAAAGTAAAAAAGTTGGCAATGCTCTCGATCCCACCACCGACATTGGGCCTCTGGTTGCCAAGCGCCAACTTGACCTCCTTAAAGAACAATTTCAAGATGCCATCAACAAAGGCGCCAATGTTGAATGTGGCGGAAAAGAAATAGTTAATCTTGACGGATTTTTCTTTGAGCCGACAATATTGACAAATATTTCTCCAAATATGAAAATCTGGCATGAAGAAGTTTTTGGACCAATTCTTCCGGTCGTACCTTTTCAAACCGAAGAAGAAGCTGTTAAGTTGGCCAACGACACCAAATATGGCCTAGGTTCATATATTTTTACCGAAGATAAAGAGTTAGCAAAAAAAATTGCCTCTCAAATTGAAGCCGGTATGGTTGGCATAAATAATGCTTATTATGGCCAACCTGGAAGCCCTTTTGGTGGTCAAAAACTTTCTGGTATGGGTCGTAGCCACGGCACCTTTGGTTTTCACGACTTAACCCAAATCAAAGTTGTCGCCTTTGAAAAATAG
- a CDS encoding sugar nucleotide-binding protein: MTLKPKIIGTGLSGLVGSRVVELLQDRLEFVDFSLETGINLLDQQNLSTAFSSHQDATAILHLAAFTDTGAAWLQRGDKSAPCYQVNVIGVQNLLELAKKYHKYFINISTDFVFDGTTDGKYTEESTPNPIEWYGQTKYEAEKLVSASGVSFSTVRLAFPYRAKFEPKKDLIRKLIDNFKSGNLYPMFTDQITTPTFIDDIALALGYILDNQPNGIFHVVGSSSQSPYQMAQMIADTFDFDKLLVKEGSLVDFVASQPPDSRPWQKNLSLSNKKISDLGIKMKTLSEGLQTLKTQL; the protein is encoded by the coding sequence ATGACATTAAAACCAAAAATAATTGGTACCGGCCTTTCTGGCCTAGTTGGATCCCGGGTTGTGGAGTTACTCCAAGATCGTCTCGAATTTGTAGATTTCTCTCTGGAAACCGGTATTAATTTACTGGATCAACAAAATTTATCAACTGCTTTTTCCTCCCACCAAGACGCCACCGCCATTCTTCATTTGGCCGCATTTACAGACACCGGCGCTGCCTGGCTTCAAAGAGGGGATAAGTCTGCTCCTTGTTATCAGGTCAATGTAATTGGTGTCCAAAATCTTTTAGAACTAGCCAAAAAGTATCACAAATATTTTATAAACATATCTACTGATTTTGTCTTTGATGGCACCACCGATGGTAAATATACCGAAGAATCAACTCCCAATCCCATCGAGTGGTATGGCCAAACCAAATATGAAGCCGAAAAGCTAGTTTCCGCTTCAGGGGTCAGCTTCTCCACGGTTCGTTTAGCCTTCCCTTATCGGGCAAAGTTCGAGCCCAAAAAAGATCTTATCCGTAAACTAATCGACAATTTCAAATCGGGGAATTTATACCCCATGTTTACCGACCAAATCACCACTCCGACTTTTATTGACGATATTGCCCTTGCTCTAGGTTACATTTTAGATAATCAGCCAAACGGCATTTTTCATGTAGTTGGCTCTTCTTCCCAAAGCCCCTACCAAATGGCCCAAATGATCGCCGATACTTTTGATTTTGATAAATTATTAGTTAAAGAGGGGAGTCTTGTCGACTTTGTTGCCTCCCAGCCCCCCGATTCCCGCCCCTGGCAAAAAAATCTTTCACTCTCAAATAAAAAAATATCCGATCTAGGTATCAAGATGAAGACTCTTTCCGAAGGTCTTCAAACGTTAAAAACACAACTTTAA
- the rfbB gene encoding dTDP-glucose 4,6-dehydratase: MKILVTGGLGFIGTNFIKFWRRNHPDDFIVNLDKITYAANPANLVEFEDDPQYKFVKGDILDTEIVDKLVFDTDLIVHFAAESHVDRSIDDPSQFVKTNVLGTYNLLSYAQKHGQKRFHHISTDEVFGSIGIDSQDQFTENTPYDPSSPYSASKASSDHFVRAFAKTFKLPITITNCSNNYGPFQHPEKFIPRMITNLLDGKNVPVYGQGLNLRDWLYVQDHCSAIETVILKGKIGETYCVGGLKGGTRNIDIVKTVLEKMQLDESKIEYVPDRPAHDNYSVNWSKINIELGWSPKFTLESGLAATVNWYQENGKWWRTSKAEAEEFYKKLNSAK, translated from the coding sequence ATGAAAATACTTGTCACAGGTGGTTTAGGTTTTATCGGTACAAATTTTATTAAATTTTGGCGTAGGAACCATCCTGATGATTTCATAGTCAATCTGGACAAAATCACTTATGCCGCTAACCCCGCAAATCTAGTCGAATTTGAAGATGATCCTCAATATAAATTTGTCAAGGGCGATATCCTTGACACCGAGATTGTTGACAAATTGGTTTTTGACACCGACTTAATAGTTCATTTTGCCGCCGAATCACACGTCGACCGATCAATCGACGACCCCTCTCAGTTTGTTAAAACAAATGTATTGGGGACTTACAACTTACTAAGTTACGCCCAAAAACACGGCCAAAAAAGATTTCACCACATTTCCACCGACGAAGTTTTTGGTTCGATAGGAATAGATTCGCAGGATCAGTTTACCGAAAATACTCCCTATGACCCTAGCAGCCCTTATTCTGCCTCTAAGGCATCTTCGGATCATTTTGTCCGCGCTTTTGCCAAAACTTTTAAGCTCCCGATAACTATTACAAATTGCTCCAACAATTACGGTCCTTTTCAGCACCCGGAAAAATTTATCCCCCGAATGATTACTAACTTGCTTGACGGTAAAAATGTTCCGGTCTACGGCCAAGGTCTAAATTTACGTGATTGGTTGTATGTGCAAGATCATTGTTCAGCCATCGAGACAGTAATTCTTAAGGGAAAAATCGGTGAAACATATTGTGTTGGTGGACTAAAAGGTGGTACCAGGAATATCGACATTGTCAAAACCGTCTTGGAAAAAATGCAATTAGACGAATCAAAAATCGAGTATGTCCCGGACCGACCCGCTCACGATAATTATTCGGTAAACTGGTCAAAAATCAACATTGAATTGGGCTGGTCACCAAAATTTACCCTGGAATCCGGGTTGGCGGCTACCGTCAACTGGTATCAGGAAAATGGAAAATGGTGGCGTACTTCCAAGGCCGAAGCCGAGGAATTTTATAAAAAACTAAATTCCGCCAAATAA
- the rpoC gene encoding DNA-directed RNA polymerase subunit beta': protein MIDFTGLQIKLASPADILSWSNGEVTKPETINYRSWRPEKDGLFCEKIFGPSHDFECYCGKYKKIRFKGVICDKCGVEVTTSKVRRERMGHISLAAPVAHLWYLRNTPSPIGVILDIPQKDLESVVYFTKFLITSINPDKRKEAVENLEENSKKRKEQINIDSKKATELKTEQNIKEKQELAKKIKNKDQLLIAQEERDVRLKQDLQKIENKAQTEKNRIDGLMKFLEDKIHSLQVLSTLSDEESFYLSQFKSDIFYEAKMGAEAVLEVLSQIDLKATVKNLKKELGKTTSKVKKKKIMHKIRIINGMIDNNISPSWMIMTQVPVIPPDLRPMVQLTGGRFATSDLNDLYRRLINRNNRLKKLLKLGAPEIILRNEKRMLQESVDTLIDAQKSSKNKRKSTKRTPRSLSDLLRGKKGRFRRNLLGKRVDYSGRSVIVVGPELKLNEVGLPKEIALEMYRPFVLRELMMTGLAPNIKSAKNLIDHRINEVYDILEKVTKGSYVLLNRAPTLHKLSIQSFRPVLVDGLAIRLHPCVCKAFNADFDGDQMGVHLPLSAASQKEARVLMLPSRNLLKPSDGSPVSVPTQEMAVGCYYITSVRSEDLAKLDRQDYDGLSILADEKEVSLAYESGKIGLRELIAVRIKGKLIRTTYGRIWFNKILPKEFSFVNEAMAGSKAVNDLIVKSLEIAGRMRTVKLIDSLKDIGFKGFTLSGISLSMADCGYLPEKGDIISSANKQVSEIEDNYKMGLISNEEKKRLSQNVWMEITEEIAEKTWATLDVDSPIRIVSAAGIKRASKDQIKQLSGMRGLMVDPTGRIVQLPTKSNFREGLSVFEYVTGARGTRKGLADTALKTADAGYLTRRLVDAAHVAIIRTDDCGTAKFITIERNDKGRERYFGRRILGRVLANDVLDPNANKVIASKGEIVNNELVAAIDKCEVKSIDIRSALECSAKNGLCQQCYGWDLSTRKLVEVGVPVGVIAAQSIGEPGTQLTLRTKHTGGVVGVDVTQGLPRIQELFEVRTPKLPSPLAEISGKIKIKENLDGYEMKLTGKDKNNVTKTINYVLPINVTLLVSDGDLVAQGAQLSSGSLDVREIMDIKGIEAAQRYLINSIQSVYESQGITIHDKHMEVIVREMSDKLKIEDPGDTNFMYGQVVTRPAYTIANDKAKSANGKSSKGKKVLLGLIQSALSTGSWLSASSFQQTTNVLTEASLLAEVDCLIGLKENVIIGRLIPVSKHQLTNTCPPQTN, encoded by the coding sequence ATGATTGACTTTACCGGTTTACAAATTAAGTTAGCCTCACCTGCCGACATTCTGTCCTGGTCAAACGGTGAAGTAACCAAGCCGGAAACCATTAATTATCGAAGTTGGCGTCCCGAAAAAGACGGCCTATTTTGCGAAAAAATATTTGGCCCGAGCCACGATTTCGAATGCTATTGTGGAAAATACAAAAAAATCAGGTTCAAAGGGGTAATTTGCGACAAGTGTGGCGTCGAAGTCACCACCTCAAAAGTCAGGCGTGAACGGATGGGTCATATCTCTCTGGCGGCTCCGGTTGCTCATTTGTGGTATCTTCGAAACACCCCCTCTCCAATCGGCGTAATTCTCGATATTCCCCAAAAAGATCTTGAATCAGTGGTATATTTTACAAAATTTTTAATCACATCAATTAATCCGGATAAAAGAAAAGAAGCCGTCGAGAATCTTGAAGAAAACTCTAAAAAAAGGAAAGAACAAATCAATATTGACTCAAAAAAAGCCACCGAGCTAAAGACCGAACAAAATATCAAAGAAAAGCAGGAACTGGCAAAAAAAATCAAAAACAAAGATCAGCTCTTAATCGCCCAGGAAGAACGAGACGTCAGGCTTAAACAAGATCTTCAAAAAATCGAAAATAAAGCCCAAACAGAAAAAAACAGAATTGATGGTCTGATGAAATTTCTGGAAGACAAAATCCATTCTCTCCAGGTTCTTTCGACTCTGTCGGATGAAGAAAGCTTTTACCTCTCTCAGTTTAAATCAGACATTTTTTACGAGGCCAAAATGGGGGCAGAAGCTGTTCTGGAAGTCTTAAGCCAGATCGATTTGAAAGCAACGGTAAAAAATTTAAAGAAAGAATTAGGTAAAACTACCAGTAAAGTCAAAAAGAAAAAGATCATGCACAAAATCAGGATAATCAACGGTATGATCGACAATAATATCTCTCCATCTTGGATGATAATGACTCAGGTTCCCGTTATTCCGCCGGACCTAAGACCGATGGTTCAGTTAACCGGTGGTAGATTTGCTACCTCAGATTTAAATGATTTATACCGTCGTCTGATAAACAGAAATAACCGGCTCAAAAAATTACTCAAACTTGGTGCGCCGGAAATAATCTTGCGCAATGAAAAGAGAATGCTTCAGGAATCGGTCGATACCCTCATCGACGCCCAAAAAAGCAGTAAAAACAAAAGAAAAAGCACAAAGAGGACTCCACGTTCGCTATCCGACTTATTGCGTGGCAAAAAAGGCCGTTTCCGAAGGAATTTGCTGGGGAAAAGAGTCGATTATTCCGGGCGTTCAGTTATTGTTGTCGGCCCGGAGCTAAAATTAAACGAAGTTGGTCTGCCAAAGGAAATCGCCCTGGAAATGTATCGCCCTTTTGTTCTTCGGGAACTAATGATGACCGGTTTAGCCCCAAATATTAAAAGTGCTAAAAATCTGATAGACCACCGTATCAATGAGGTGTATGATATCCTCGAAAAAGTTACCAAGGGAAGCTATGTTTTGTTAAATCGGGCTCCCACTCTCCATAAACTTTCGATTCAGTCGTTTAGGCCGGTACTTGTCGATGGATTAGCCATAAGGCTACACCCGTGTGTCTGTAAGGCCTTTAATGCCGATTTTGACGGAGATCAAATGGGTGTTCATCTCCCGCTATCTGCTGCTTCCCAGAAAGAGGCGCGGGTATTAATGTTGCCTTCAAGAAACCTGTTAAAACCATCAGACGGTAGTCCCGTATCAGTCCCAACCCAGGAGATGGCGGTTGGTTGTTATTATATAACTTCAGTCCGATCCGAAGATCTGGCAAAACTAGATCGGCAAGATTATGATGGTTTGTCAATTTTGGCAGACGAAAAAGAAGTTTCCTTAGCTTATGAGTCCGGAAAAATCGGTCTCAGAGAATTAATTGCCGTAAGAATCAAGGGTAAATTAATCAGAACTACCTATGGAAGAATCTGGTTCAACAAGATCCTTCCAAAAGAGTTTAGTTTTGTAAATGAAGCAATGGCCGGAAGCAAAGCCGTGAATGACTTAATCGTCAAATCATTGGAAATTGCCGGAAGAATGAGAACTGTAAAGCTAATTGATAGCCTGAAAGATATCGGTTTCAAAGGCTTCACCCTCTCGGGGATCTCCCTCTCCATGGCCGATTGCGGCTACTTACCTGAAAAGGGGGATATTATTTCATCTGCCAACAAACAGGTTTCAGAGATCGAAGATAACTATAAAATGGGTCTTATCAGTAACGAAGAGAAAAAACGGCTCAGTCAAAATGTCTGGATGGAAATTACCGAAGAAATTGCCGAAAAAACATGGGCAACCCTAGATGTTGATTCACCAATCAGAATTGTTTCCGCTGCCGGTATAAAACGTGCTTCCAAGGATCAAATCAAACAGCTGTCGGGTATGAGAGGCTTAATGGTCGATCCTACCGGACGTATCGTTCAATTACCAACCAAATCAAACTTTCGTGAGGGGCTTTCTGTATTTGAGTATGTCACCGGTGCCAGGGGTACTCGTAAAGGTTTGGCTGATACGGCATTAAAAACCGCCGATGCCGGTTACCTAACCAGGAGACTTGTTGATGCTGCCCACGTTGCCATTATCCGTACCGACGATTGCGGTACGGCTAAATTTATTACCATCGAGAGAAACGACAAGGGTAGAGAAAGGTATTTTGGTCGTCGTATTTTGGGTAGAGTTTTAGCCAATGATGTCCTTGATCCAAATGCCAACAAAGTTATCGCCTCGAAAGGGGAGATTGTCAACAACGAGTTGGTTGCCGCAATCGATAAATGTGAAGTTAAATCGATTGACATTCGATCTGCGCTCGAATGCTCAGCCAAAAACGGACTCTGTCAGCAATGTTACGGTTGGGATCTTTCCACCAGGAAACTTGTCGAAGTTGGAGTTCCCGTTGGAGTTATCGCTGCCCAGTCGATTGGTGAGCCTGGTACTCAGCTCACTCTTCGTACCAAACACACCGGAGGAGTTGTCGGAGTCGACGTTACCCAAGGATTGCCCCGTATCCAGGAACTTTTTGAAGTTAGGACACCAAAATTACCCTCACCCTTGGCCGAAATTAGTGGCAAAATAAAAATAAAAGAAAACCTGGATGGATATGAAATGAAATTAACCGGAAAAGACAAAAACAATGTTACCAAGACAATCAACTACGTATTGCCCATAAATGTTACTCTTTTGGTTTCAGACGGTGATCTGGTTGCCCAGGGAGCTCAACTATCATCCGGATCCCTAGATGTTCGGGAAATTATGGATATCAAGGGCATAGAGGCCGCTCAAAGATATCTGATAAACAGCATTCAATCGGTTTACGAATCTCAAGGAATCACAATCCATGATAAGCACATGGAGGTAATCGTCAGAGAGATGAGTGACAAGCTAAAAATAGAAGATCCGGGAGATACCAATTTCATGTATGGTCAGGTTGTAACCAGACCTGCTTATACTATTGCCAACGATAAAGCAAAAAGTGCCAACGGAAAATCGTCAAAGGGTAAAAAGGTCCTGTTGGGGCTAATTCAGTCTGCCCTGTCAACCGGTTCTTGGTTATCGGCTTCTTCTTTTCAGCAAACAACCAACGTTCTTACCGAAGCTTCCCTTCTTGCTGAGGTTGATTGCTTGATTGGTCTAAAGGAAAATGTTATTATCGGACGTCTGATACCAGTCAGTAAACATCAATTAACAAATACATGCCCACCTCAAACCAATTAA